From a region of the Thiomicrorhabdus sp. genome:
- the mnmH gene encoding tRNA 2-selenouridine(34) synthase MnmH, which translates to MTVQITEFTNDLPQTDDFKSIVLNQTPLIDVRAPVEFIQGAFNSATNLPLMNDDERQKVGLCYKQNGNAAAVELGHKLVNEQTREPRVQSWIEFMDANPTALLYCFRGGMRSKISQQWLQDAGREIVRLKGGYKAFRRYLIDYLDNLPGLVNQQNVKPIVLAGRTGSGKTLAIHKLNNAIDLEGLAHHRGSAFGRHATPQPTQINFENNLAMALIRFMEKQPKQLVIEDEGRNIGSVNFSKELFECFKSGSRVVVDTPMDERVAITLDEYVIEAQAEYNNIAEWEDFMRAAMQRIQKRLGGERYQRVMSQFDFAMQAQLNQNSTEEHQAWIKTLLAEYYDPMYDYQMQKNNHAVVFKGSVKEVVEYLNDENVKN; encoded by the coding sequence ATGACGGTTCAGATTACTGAGTTTACAAATGATCTGCCACAGACCGATGATTTTAAATCGATTGTACTAAATCAAACGCCATTAATTGACGTGCGTGCTCCAGTAGAATTTATTCAGGGGGCATTTAACTCTGCGACTAATTTGCCATTAATGAATGATGACGAACGCCAAAAAGTAGGGCTTTGTTATAAACAAAATGGCAATGCCGCAGCAGTAGAGTTGGGGCATAAGTTGGTTAATGAGCAAACCCGTGAACCAAGAGTACAGTCTTGGATTGAGTTTATGGATGCGAATCCAACTGCATTACTCTACTGTTTTAGAGGTGGTATGCGCTCAAAAATTTCGCAACAATGGTTGCAAGATGCTGGGCGTGAAATAGTGCGGTTAAAAGGTGGTTATAAAGCCTTTAGACGTTATTTAATTGATTACTTAGATAATTTACCAGGCCTGGTAAATCAACAAAATGTAAAACCGATTGTGTTAGCAGGTAGAACAGGTTCAGGTAAAACCTTGGCAATTCATAAATTAAACAATGCCATTGATTTAGAAGGTCTGGCTCATCATCGAGGTTCGGCCTTTGGGCGTCACGCCACACCACAACCTACACAAATTAATTTTGAAAACAATCTAGCTATGGCCTTGATTCGTTTTATGGAAAAACAACCTAAACAGTTAGTGATTGAAGATGAAGGGCGTAATATTGGCTCGGTAAACTTTTCTAAAGAACTGTTTGAATGCTTTAAAAGCGGTTCAAGAGTGGTGGTAGATACTCCCATGGATGAGCGTGTTGCGATTACATTGGATGAGTATGTTATTGAGGCACAAGCCGAGTATAACAATATTGCAGAATGGGAAGACTTTATGCGTGCCGCTATGCAACGTATTCAAAAACGGTTGGGTGGTGAGCGTTATCAGAGAGTCATGAGCCAATTTGATTTTGCTATGCAAGCTCAGTTAAATCAAAACTCAACAGAAGAACACCAGGCCTGGATAAAAACTCTTTTAGCCGAATACTACGACCCAATGTACGACTATCAAATGCAAAAAAATAACCATGCAGTTGTCTTTAAAGGAAGTGTTAAAGAGGTTGTTGAGTATCTTAACGACGAAAATGTTAAAAATTAG
- the selD gene encoding selenide, water dikinase SelD, which produces MQNTTNNDSASQSIKLTEYSHGAGCGCKISPMVLDSILKTSMNIVPNPNLLVGNSTKDDAAAYDLGNGTSVLSTTDFFMPIVDDPFTFGKIAATNAISDIYAMGGKPLMAIAIFGWPIDILPAEVGQQVIEGGRATCEAAGIPLAGGHSIDAPEPIFGLAVTGIVENKHLKKNASAEADCELFLTKPVGIGILTTAQKQKKIQPEHLEMAIEAMTTLNKPGADFAQIDGVTALTDVTGFGILGHLIEICEGSGIAAQVEFDKVPILPHVLNYLQQGCTPGGTGRNYASYGHKVSPAEGVLNETKKMILCDPQTSGGLLAAVRKDAVAEFKAVAAQHGLDLQPIGKTVAADSQSHVVEVI; this is translated from the coding sequence ATGCAAAACACAACCAATAATGACTCAGCTTCGCAATCCATTAAATTGACTGAATACAGTCATGGTGCAGGTTGTGGCTGTAAAATTTCGCCAATGGTGTTAGACAGCATTTTAAAGACATCAATGAATATTGTGCCTAACCCTAATTTATTGGTTGGCAATAGCACGAAAGATGATGCCGCAGCCTATGATTTGGGTAATGGGACTTCGGTTTTAAGTACGACTGACTTCTTTATGCCGATTGTCGATGACCCGTTTACCTTTGGGAAAATTGCCGCTACAAATGCCATTAGTGATATTTACGCTATGGGCGGTAAGCCGCTTATGGCGATTGCAATTTTTGGCTGGCCTATTGATATTTTGCCTGCCGAAGTGGGTCAGCAAGTGATTGAAGGTGGGCGAGCAACTTGTGAAGCTGCGGGAATTCCATTGGCGGGTGGTCACTCTATTGATGCACCAGAACCTATTTTTGGATTAGCCGTCACGGGGATTGTTGAAAATAAACACCTTAAAAAGAATGCATCAGCAGAAGCGGATTGCGAGTTGTTTTTAACCAAACCGGTTGGTATTGGTATTTTAACCACTGCTCAAAAACAGAAAAAAATTCAACCAGAACATCTTGAAATGGCTATTGAAGCCATGACAACTTTGAATAAACCAGGGGCAGATTTTGCCCAAATTGATGGTGTAACTGCGTTAACCGATGTAACAGGTTTTGGCATTTTAGGTCACTTAATAGAAATTTGTGAGGGCAGTGGTATTGCCGCACAAGTTGAGTTTGATAAAGTGCCTATTTTGCCGCACGTTTTAAACTATTTACAACAAGGTTGTACGCCTGGTGGAACAGGCCGTAACTATGCAAGTTATGGTCATAAAGTCTCTCCTGCTGAAGGAGTGTTGAATGAAACTAAAAAAATGATTTTGTGTGATCCACAAACATCGGGTGGTTTATTAGCGGCAGTTCGTAAAGATGCGGTAGCGGAATTTAAAGCGGTTGCAGCTCAGCATGGTTTAGATTTGCAACCTATTGGAAAGACCGTTGCCGCAGATTCGCAATCTCATGTGGTTGAGGTCATTTAA